In Scatophagus argus isolate fScaArg1 chromosome 14, fScaArg1.pri, whole genome shotgun sequence, the following proteins share a genomic window:
- the ptrh2 gene encoding peptidyl-tRNA hydrolase 2, mitochondrial isoform X1, which yields MPVVFCGRACVTSSQSAHKESRRSLIHAQQVEQPGRFNSMDLLYGPLGLGVVAGLGCGLFLGWHFRARFGPTSKSLMAAMGNGTGEASVMGEGGEFKMILVVRNDLKMGKGKVAAQCSHAAVSAYKQVQRRNPELLKQWEYCGQPKVVVKAPDENTLIDLLGHAKEVGLPVSLIQDAGRTQIAPGSRTVLGIGPGPADLVDSVTGDLKLY from the exons ATGCCTGTGGTT TTCTGTGGTCGTGCGTGTGTGACGTCATCACAAAGCGCCCATAAGGAAAGTAGAAGAAGCTTAATTCATGCTCAGCAGGTCGAACAACCCGGCAG gTTTAACAGCATGGATTTGCTATATGGTCCTTTGGGCTTGGGCGTAGTTGCAGGACTGGGCTGTGGGCTCTTCCTTGGCTGGCACTTTCGGGCTCGCTTTGGCCCAACATCCAAAAGTTTAATGGCGGCAATGGGGAACGGCACTGGTGAAGCAAGTGTAATGGGAGAGGGAGGCGAGTTCAAGATGATACTAGTGGTCCGAAACGACCTGAAGATGGGAAAAGGTAAAGTCGCTGCCCAGTGCTCCCATGCTGCTGTGTCAGCTTACAAACAAGTTCAGCGCAGAAACCCCGAGCTTCTCAAACAGTGGGAATACTGCGGTCAGCCCAAGGTGGTGGTGAAGGCCCCTGATGAGAACACCCTGATTGATCTGCTGGGTCATGCCAAAGAAGTAGGACTTCCTGTTAGCCTGATTCAGGATGCAGGAAGGACACAGATCGCACCTGGATCACGCACTGTGCTGGGTATCGGTCCAGGCCCAGCTGATCTGGTTGACAGCGTCACTGGAGACTTGAAGCTTTATTAG
- the ptrh2 gene encoding peptidyl-tRNA hydrolase 2, mitochondrial isoform X2: MFNSMDLLYGPLGLGVVAGLGCGLFLGWHFRARFGPTSKSLMAAMGNGTGEASVMGEGGEFKMILVVRNDLKMGKGKVAAQCSHAAVSAYKQVQRRNPELLKQWEYCGQPKVVVKAPDENTLIDLLGHAKEVGLPVSLIQDAGRTQIAPGSRTVLGIGPGPADLVDSVTGDLKLY; this comes from the exons AT gTTTAACAGCATGGATTTGCTATATGGTCCTTTGGGCTTGGGCGTAGTTGCAGGACTGGGCTGTGGGCTCTTCCTTGGCTGGCACTTTCGGGCTCGCTTTGGCCCAACATCCAAAAGTTTAATGGCGGCAATGGGGAACGGCACTGGTGAAGCAAGTGTAATGGGAGAGGGAGGCGAGTTCAAGATGATACTAGTGGTCCGAAACGACCTGAAGATGGGAAAAGGTAAAGTCGCTGCCCAGTGCTCCCATGCTGCTGTGTCAGCTTACAAACAAGTTCAGCGCAGAAACCCCGAGCTTCTCAAACAGTGGGAATACTGCGGTCAGCCCAAGGTGGTGGTGAAGGCCCCTGATGAGAACACCCTGATTGATCTGCTGGGTCATGCCAAAGAAGTAGGACTTCCTGTTAGCCTGATTCAGGATGCAGGAAGGACACAGATCGCACCTGGATCACGCACTGTGCTGGGTATCGGTCCAGGCCCAGCTGATCTGGTTGACAGCGTCACTGGAGACTTGAAGCTTTATTAG